In the Aliarcobacter cryaerophilus genome, one interval contains:
- a CDS encoding response regulator, with protein MNFFKINLNIKNFTYGWFIFSILFIILLASLQAYFEYKRAIENTKISTSNVTMLLSKKFENDFEQSENILKLAEYVVLTLPKENNNFYSSSFDQKKKIVNDKFRFLVSSFSNVSVINFANKEGDILYSSNSLNSLVNISSREHFQMLKNNKDLNTTFSDVLFSFTSSSYSIIQARAIRDENKDLVGVLTALIDISTINNTLASINTGKDGVVLIRNSNTSSLIARYPEAENVNVNSKLPDSNPTIVRVNNGEKIGSFEYIASTDSEKRIGSFLVMDKYPFYIQTAISEKEYLHQWKKNLLIATILIVLFIIASFLLFRTMRANYFKELKLSREIKIVKNRFENMFKIHSAIMLLVDAKTGKIIDANHSACEFYGYTLDEFKKLNISNINVLSKKDIQDKIEEAKNFNNNTFIFPHRLKSGEIKTIESNTSPIETEKGKILFSIIKDISKHLELEKEIQEEKERYKNLTNYSSDAIFILNIEDGKLVEFSKRAKDLLGYDNNEMKNLSIFDWETNINSMEEYKKIISHINQTPIYFERVHKRKDGSQYHAGITSVKIILGGKEYFYASVRDITEQKEIEAKILDTTLKLELATTASKQGIWRLNFATNSLELDDNMYKIYGITPQKDINNYELFRNRILKEDLPIVEEKINIAKDTNGTFDTIFRIKRFDNNEIRYIKVSAICQFDENGDKIAMVGSNIDVTELEIVKIKALKANEAKSKFLANMSHEIRTPLNGTIGLINLVLDTPLNPLQNDYLNKAIQASNSLLNIINDILDYSKIEIGKLDILKEPFYLNQLLENISNIFGYKIYEKGLEFSFTVDPKINNNLIGDSLRLTQILNNFIGNAIKFTQKGYVHVDINLIRKNENKLLLDFSVKDTGIGIALENQSKLFKAFNQEDSSTTKRFGGTGLGLVIAKQLVELMDGEVYFSSIKDKGSTFGFKIELEYIKDTRFIKENLKTYVDSNFLIIDDSEIDRDYLKKVLSSWKIDSLSASNGLEAYEIITREKIDYIIVDWHMPELNGLELLKKLQDNNINIPNILMITAHNKQELLNEAQNSNIYIEKIIEKPFTPSTLYNTIFDKKIESKRVESKKMKLISSKKALIVEDNEINQLVTSQMLESIGFDIDIANDGLEAVDMANKSNYDIIFMDLQMPNMDGFEATKKIREFNKNTPIVALSAAVMDKDKELTSLAGMNNHLAKPLIRSELESILKQYFEMELIDNKLNKSNTIFIKGINISSVIENYNTDINDIYRMYEKFYKEYKDIDKDLASLKNSEKEYFEYLHKLKGVSGNLHIQEVFETSKKIYDNKELSFTNHLIEITKNICENIESSILPILKNSQKDIKTLDLKELKNGIEKLIVDLKDYEYISSEKIGLLLDNLKTLLPKKDIDLLNKSFEKNDNETVISLLENILKDLNAK; from the coding sequence ATGAATTTTTTTAAGATAAATTTAAATATAAAGAATTTTACTTATGGTTGGTTTATCTTCTCCATACTATTTATAATTTTACTTGCATCACTACAAGCTTATTTTGAGTATAAAAGAGCGATTGAGAATACTAAAATTTCTACTAGTAATGTAACAATGCTTTTAAGTAAAAAGTTTGAAAATGACTTTGAACAATCAGAAAATATACTTAAATTAGCAGAATATGTTGTTTTGACTCTTCCAAAAGAGAATAACAATTTTTATTCATCTAGTTTTGATCAAAAAAAGAAAATAGTAAATGATAAATTTAGATTTTTAGTTAGTAGTTTTAGCAATGTAAGTGTTATAAATTTTGCAAATAAAGAAGGTGATATTTTATATTCATCAAATAGTTTAAATTCTCTTGTTAATATTTCAAGTAGAGAGCATTTTCAGATGCTGAAAAATAACAAAGATTTAAATACAACATTTTCGGATGTTCTTTTTTCTTTTACTTCTAGTTCCTACTCTATTATCCAAGCTAGAGCAATTCGAGATGAGAATAAAGATTTAGTAGGTGTATTAACAGCACTAATAGATATTTCAACAATAAACAATACTTTAGCTTCTATAAATACTGGAAAAGATGGAGTTGTTCTTATTAGAAATAGCAATACAAGTAGTTTAATTGCCAGATATCCAGAAGCTGAAAATGTTAATGTAAATAGCAAATTACCCGATTCAAATCCTACAATTGTAAGGGTTAATAATGGAGAGAAAATTGGAAGTTTTGAATATATAGCTTCAACAGATAGTGAGAAAAGAATAGGTAGCTTTTTAGTAATGGATAAATATCCTTTTTATATTCAAACTGCAATTTCAGAAAAAGAGTATTTACATCAATGGAAAAAAAATCTTCTAATAGCAACTATTTTAATTGTACTTTTTATAATAGCTTCTTTTTTATTATTTAGAACTATGAGAGCAAATTACTTTAAAGAGTTAAAACTTTCAAGAGAGATTAAAATAGTTAAAAATAGATTTGAAAATATGTTTAAAATTCACTCAGCAATAATGCTTCTTGTAGATGCTAAAACTGGAAAGATTATTGATGCAAATCATAGTGCTTGTGAATTTTATGGCTATACACTAGATGAGTTTAAAAAATTAAATATCTCAAATATAAATGTTTTATCAAAAAAAGATATTCAAGATAAAATTGAAGAGGCTAAAAATTTTAATAATAATACTTTTATATTTCCTCATAGATTAAAAAGTGGTGAAATAAAAACTATTGAATCAAATACTTCACCAATAGAGACAGAAAAAGGAAAAATTCTTTTTTCAATAATAAAAGATATAAGTAAACATCTAGAGTTAGAAAAAGAGATTCAAGAAGAGAAAGAGAGATATAAAAATCTTACTAACTACTCATCAGATGCTATTTTTATTTTAAATATAGAAGATGGAAAATTAGTTGAATTCAGTAAAAGAGCAAAAGATTTACTTGGATATGATAATAATGAGATGAAAAATCTCTCAATTTTTGATTGGGAAACCAATATTAATAGTATGGAAGAGTATAAAAAGATTATTTCACATATTAATCAAACACCTATTTATTTTGAAAGAGTTCATAAAAGAAAAGATGGCAGCCAGTATCATGCTGGTATTACCTCTGTAAAGATAATATTAGGAGGGAAAGAGTATTTTTATGCTTCTGTTAGAGATATTACTGAGCAAAAAGAGATTGAAGCAAAAATTCTTGATACAACTTTAAAACTAGAGTTAGCAACTACAGCTTCAAAACAAGGTATTTGGAGATTAAACTTTGCAACTAATAGTTTAGAGTTAGATGACAATATGTATAAAATCTATGGAATAACTCCACAAAAAGATATAAATAATTATGAACTTTTTAGAAATAGAATTCTTAAAGAAGATTTACCTATTGTAGAAGAAAAAATAAATATTGCCAAAGATACAAATGGTACTTTTGATACTATATTTAGAATAAAAAGATTTGATAATAATGAAATAAGGTATATTAAAGTGTCAGCAATTTGTCAATTTGATGAAAATGGAGATAAAATTGCTATGGTTGGTTCAAACATTGATGTAACCGAATTAGAAATTGTTAAAATAAAAGCTTTAAAAGCAAATGAAGCAAAATCTAAATTTTTGGCTAATATGTCTCATGAGATTAGAACTCCTCTTAATGGAACAATTGGACTTATAAATTTAGTTTTAGATACTCCTTTAAATCCTTTACAAAATGATTATTTAAATAAAGCTATTCAAGCTTCAAACTCTCTTTTAAATATTATTAATGATATTTTAGACTATTCAAAAATAGAGATAGGAAAATTAGATATTTTAAAAGAGCCATTTTATTTAAACCAACTTTTGGAAAATATATCTAATATTTTTGGTTATAAAATTTATGAAAAAGGTTTAGAATTTAGCTTTACAGTTGATCCTAAAATCAATAATAATCTAATTGGAGATAGTTTAAGATTAACTCAAATATTAAATAACTTTATTGGAAATGCTATTAAGTTTACTCAAAAAGGTTATGTTCATGTAGATATAAATCTTATTAGAAAAAATGAAAATAAACTTCTTTTAGATTTTAGTGTAAAAGATACGGGGATTGGCATAGCTTTAGAAAATCAAAGTAAACTTTTCAAAGCATTTAATCAAGAAGATAGTTCAACGACAAAAAGATTTGGTGGAACGGGGCTTGGTCTTGTAATAGCAAAACAACTTGTAGAATTAATGGATGGAGAGGTATATTTTAGCAGTATAAAAGATAAAGGAAGTACTTTTGGTTTTAAAATTGAGCTTGAATATATAAAAGATACACGGTTTATAAAAGAGAATTTAAAAACTTATGTAGATTCTAATTTCTTAATAATAGATGATAGTGAGATAGATAGAGATTATTTAAAAAAGGTATTGTCATCATGGAAAATAGACTCTTTAAGTGCATCTAATGGTTTAGAAGCTTATGAAATAATAACTCGTGAAAAAATAGATTACATAATAGTAGATTGGCATATGCCAGAACTAAATGGCTTAGAACTTCTAAAAAAACTTCAAGATAATAATATAAATATACCTAACATTTTAATGATAACTGCTCATAATAAACAAGAGCTTCTTAATGAGGCACAAAATAGTAATATTTATATTGAAAAAATTATTGAAAAACCTTTTACTCCATCTACTTTATATAATACAATTTTTGATAAAAAAATAGAGAGCAAAAGAGTAGAGAGTAAAAAAATGAAATTAATCTCTTCTAAAAAAGCTTTAATTGTTGAAGATAATGAGATTAATCAACTTGTTACAAGTCAAATGCTAGAAAGTATTGGTTTTGATATAGATATTGCAAATGATGGTCTTGAAGCTGTAGATATGGCAAATAAATCTAATTATGATATTATTTTTATGGATTTACAAATGCCAAATATGGATGGATTTGAAGCTACTAAAAAAATTAGAGAGTTTAATAAAAACACTCCTATTGTAGCACTTAGTGCTGCTGTTATGGATAAAGATAAAGAGCTAACTTCATTAGCAGGTATGAATAACCATCTTGCAAAACCTTTAATTCGAAGTGAACTTGAATCAATATTAAAACAATATTTTGAGATGGAATTGATAGATAATAAGTTAAATAAATCTAATACTATTTTTATAAAAGGTATCAATATTTCATCTGTAATTGAAAATTACAATACAGATATAAATGATATTTACAGAATGTATGAAAAATTTTATAAAGAGTATAAAGATATAGATAAAGATTTAGCATCTTTGAAAAATAGTGAAAAAGAGTACTTTGAATACCTTCATAAATTAAAAGGAGTTAGTGGTAACCTTCATATTCAAGAAGTTTTTGAGACTTCTAAAAAGATTTATGACAATAAAGAATTATCATTTACTAATCATCTTATTGAAATTACTAAAAATATTTGTGAGAATATAGAGAGCTCTATTCTTCCAATATTAAAAAATAGTCAAAAAGATATAAAAACTTTAGATTTAAAAGAGTTAAAAAATGGTATTGAAAAATTAATTGTAGATTTAAAAGATTATGAATATATATCTAGTGAGAAGATTGGTTTACTTTTAGATAATTTAAAAACTCTTTTACCCAAAAAAGATATTGATTTATTAAATAAATCATTTGAAAAAAATGACAATGAAACAGTTATCTCTTTATTAGAAAATATTTTAAAGGATTTAAATGCAAAATAA
- a CDS encoding LysR substrate-binding domain-containing protein — protein MDASTIFDEKHPSISFIDAIKKRWILREIGSGTREIFMSKIGEISKELDIFMQLQDFEEIKTIVLNNTNTVTVLSKVIVKKELKQKKLFEIKLKNIEFKREFYLVYHKDKTKNLLFETFIEFIKNRLN, from the coding sequence ATGGATGCATCAACAATTTTCGATGAAAAGCATCCTTCAATTTCTTTTATTGATGCTATAAAAAAAAGATGGATTTTAAGAGAAATAGGAAGTGGGACAAGAGAAATTTTTATGAGTAAAATTGGTGAAATCTCAAAAGAGTTAGATATTTTTATGCAATTACAAGATTTTGAAGAGATAAAAACTATTGTTTTAAATAATACAAATACAGTAACAGTTCTTTCTAAAGTTATTGTTAAAAAAGAGCTAAAACAAAAAAAATTATTTGAAATAAAATTAAAAAATATTGAATTTAAAAGAGAGTTTTATTTAGTTTATCATAAAGATAAAACAAAAAATCTACTCTTTGAAACTTTTATTGAGTTTATAAAAAATAGGTTGAATTAA
- a CDS encoding complement resistance protein TraT — MNKIKSLGLGIVTATILFSGCATTELQTSSKMTQSVFINPVKKELRTVFLSSKNTSGQKINLENTIISELQSKGYTVIDDPEKATYILMVNVLYCDKKQENNAAGGAVAAGAVGAGVAGYNNGGAGGMAAAGLGAALIGGLIAKATEDTIYQMQVDIVIREKAKGPVYASNSTAAGQASVNDSKKAGFINSFGGGVKNANATGNLNSNMVNAQSQSFETDYIEHKTMMFSEATKMRLTLEEATPILEKQIANQVVGLF, encoded by the coding sequence ATGAACAAAATAAAAAGTTTAGGGTTAGGAATTGTTACTGCAACAATTTTATTTAGTGGTTGTGCTACAACAGAGTTGCAAACATCTTCAAAAATGACACAGAGTGTATTTATAAATCCAGTTAAAAAAGAGTTAAGAACAGTATTTTTATCAAGTAAAAATACAAGTGGTCAAAAAATTAATTTAGAAAATACAATTATTTCTGAATTACAATCTAAAGGTTACACAGTTATAGATGATCCAGAAAAAGCTACTTATATATTAATGGTTAATGTATTATATTGTGATAAAAAACAAGAAAACAATGCTGCAGGAGGTGCAGTAGCTGCTGGAGCTGTTGGTGCTGGTGTTGCTGGATATAATAATGGTGGTGCTGGTGGAATGGCAGCTGCTGGTTTAGGAGCTGCTCTTATTGGTGGATTAATTGCAAAAGCTACTGAAGATACTATTTATCAAATGCAAGTTGATATAGTAATTAGAGAAAAAGCTAAAGGACCAGTATATGCTTCAAATTCTACTGCTGCTGGACAAGCAAGTGTTAATGACAGTAAAAAAGCTGGATTTATTAACAGCTTTGGTGGTGGAGTTAAAAATGCTAATGCAACAGGTAATCTAAATTCAAATATGGTAAATGCACAATCTCAAAGTTTTGAAACAGACTACATAGAACATAAAACTATGATGTTTTCAGAGGCTACAAAAATGAGACTTACTCTAGAGGAAGCAACACCGATTCTAGAAAAACAAATAGCAAACCAAGTTGTAGGATTATTTTAA
- a CDS encoding YgiQ family radical SAM protein → MNKQNRFLPTTKDEMKQRGWDELDVVLITGDAYIDSPFMGIAVVGRILEDIGLRVGIIGQPDINSDVDIKRLGEPKLFWGVSGGSIDSMVSNYTATKKFRNDDDYTPGGKNNKRPDRATLVYTNLIRRYFKNTAPIVLGGIEASLRRLTHYDYWSNTLRKPILFDSKADYMIYGMGEQAIIDLGLYLKEGKDLRTIAGLCYISKEPVKEYLQIPSHKECLENKEKYIDLFRVFYDNNDPMYSKGLCQEVDGRYLIQNPPSRYLEEKEMDKIASYPYQRDLHPYHAKDGKVKALETIKFSIMTHHGCWGECNYCAIAAHQGRTIRTRSEENILSEAKHFTTLKDFKGIISDVGGPTANMYGYECKKKMNLGTCIDNKRCVDAHRLCRTMKVDHSRNIKLLKDIRAIPKVKKAFIASGIRYDFIAADKNHGKEYLKEIIDHHISGQMKIAPEHTSDEVLHHMGKPGKQSLIEFKKMFDDLNKESGKKQFLTYYLIAAHPGCKESHMHELKQFTTHELKINPEQAQVFTPTPGTYSAVMYYTELDPFTKKKIFVEKDTLRKERQKEIVVAKKSFCKTKQNSSSGMQG, encoded by the coding sequence ATGAATAAACAAAATAGATTTTTACCAACAACTAAAGATGAGATGAAACAGCGAGGGTGGGATGAACTTGATGTTGTTTTAATAACAGGGGATGCGTATATAGATTCTCCTTTTATGGGAATTGCAGTTGTTGGAAGAATTTTAGAAGATATTGGTTTAAGAGTTGGAATTATTGGGCAACCTGATATTAATAGTGATGTTGATATAAAGCGACTAGGGGAGCCAAAACTATTTTGGGGAGTTAGTGGTGGAAGTATAGATTCTATGGTTTCAAATTATACTGCTACAAAAAAGTTTAGAAATGATGATGACTACACTCCAGGTGGAAAAAACAACAAACGACCAGATAGGGCTACTTTAGTTTATACAAATTTAATAAGAAGATATTTTAAAAATACAGCGCCTATTGTTTTGGGAGGAATAGAAGCAAGTTTAAGACGACTTACGCACTATGATTATTGGTCAAACACTCTTAGAAAACCAATTTTATTTGATTCAAAAGCTGATTATATGATTTATGGAATGGGTGAACAAGCAATAATAGATTTAGGACTTTATTTAAAAGAGGGTAAAGATTTAAGAACTATTGCAGGACTTTGTTATATCTCAAAAGAGCCTGTAAAAGAGTATTTACAAATTCCATCACATAAAGAGTGTTTAGAGAATAAAGAGAAATATATTGATCTATTTAGAGTTTTTTATGATAACAACGACCCAATGTATTCAAAAGGTCTTTGCCAAGAAGTAGATGGCAGATACTTAATACAAAATCCACCAAGTAGGTATTTAGAAGAAAAAGAGATGGATAAAATTGCCTCTTATCCATATCAAAGAGATTTACATCCATATCATGCAAAAGATGGAAAGGTTAAAGCATTAGAGACTATAAAATTCTCAATTATGACTCATCATGGTTGTTGGGGAGAGTGTAACTATTGTGCGATTGCAGCTCATCAAGGAAGAACAATAAGAACAAGAAGTGAAGAAAATATTTTAAGTGAAGCAAAACATTTTACAACACTAAAAGATTTTAAAGGAATAATCTCTGATGTTGGAGGACCAACAGCAAATATGTATGGTTATGAGTGCAAAAAGAAGATGAATCTTGGAACTTGTATAGATAATAAAAGATGTGTAGATGCTCATAGACTATGTCGTACAATGAAAGTAGATCATAGTAGAAACATAAAACTTCTAAAAGATATAAGAGCTATTCCAAAGGTTAAAAAAGCATTTATAGCTTCAGGTATTAGATACGATTTTATAGCTGCTGATAAAAATCATGGAAAAGAGTATTTAAAAGAGATAATTGATCATCATATATCAGGTCAAATGAAAATAGCTCCTGAACATACAAGCGATGAAGTGCTTCATCATATGGGAAAACCAGGTAAACAATCACTTATTGAGTTTAAAAAGATGTTTGATGATTTAAATAAAGAGAGTGGTAAAAAACAGTTTTTAACATATTATCTAATAGCTGCTCATCCAGGATGCAAAGAGAGCCATATGCATGAGCTTAAACAGTTTACAACTCATGAGTTAAAGATAAATCCAGAACAAGCACAAGTATTTACTCCAACACCTGGAACTTACTCAGCTGTTATGTACTATACAGAGCTTGACCCTTTTACAAAAAAGAAGATATTTGTTGAAAAAGATACATTAAGAAAAGAGAGACAAAAAGAGATAGTAGTTGCAAAAAAAAGTTTTTGTAAAACAAAACAAAACTCTAGTTCTGGAATGCAAGGTTAA
- the aspS gene encoding aspartate--tRNA ligase, which produces MRTHYNTSVKENLIGQKVTVAGWVNSRRDHGGIIFIDLRDKSGLVQLVADPQDCKDALVVAETVRDEYVLIATGTVRARGEGLENPNLETGKIEIILENLIIENRSKAMPFDINDEKVNDEIKLRNRFLELRSKKSFDIFQLRSKATIQARNTLDELGFLDVETPILTKSTPEGARDYLVPSRVHAGEFYALPQSPQLFKQLLMVAGFDRYFQIAKCFRDEDLRADRQPEFTQIDVEMSFCTQEDVIAVAEKLIYDIFTKCGKKIPSSFRRMKYSEAMESYGSDKPDLRFDMPLIDVIDIFEKSTNEIFTDIAKDKKNNRIKALRCPNGDNIFSKRQMKGFEDYVRKFGAKGLGYFQMKEDGLKGPLTKFFSEADLEEIVKVTNLEVGDVVFFGAGDKKTVWDYMGRFRLFLAAEMNIIPADTYEFLWVVDFPMFEVEDGRTKALHHPFTMPKDLNKTDLEEIESIAYDIVLNGTEMGGGSIRIHKEEIQSKVFELMGISQEEAKEKFGFLLDALQYGAPSHGGFALGLDRMIMLLAGTDSIRDVIAFPKTQKAQCLLTQAPSSVDEAQLKELHIRVRKSVES; this is translated from the coding sequence TTGAGAACACATTATAATACAAGTGTAAAAGAGAATTTAATAGGTCAAAAAGTTACTGTTGCTGGTTGGGTTAATAGCAGACGAGATCACGGTGGAATTATTTTTATAGATTTAAGAGATAAAAGTGGTTTAGTTCAGCTTGTTGCTGATCCACAAGATTGTAAAGATGCTTTAGTTGTTGCTGAAACTGTAAGAGATGAGTATGTTTTAATTGCAACTGGAACTGTGCGAGCTAGAGGAGAGGGATTAGAAAATCCAAACTTAGAGACTGGAAAAATTGAGATTATTTTAGAAAATCTTATTATTGAAAATAGAAGCAAAGCTATGCCTTTTGATATAAATGATGAAAAAGTAAATGATGAGATAAAACTAAGAAATAGATTTTTAGAGCTTAGAAGTAAAAAATCTTTTGATATTTTCCAACTAAGAAGTAAAGCTACTATTCAAGCTAGAAATACACTTGATGAGTTAGGATTTTTAGATGTTGAAACTCCAATTCTTACAAAATCGACTCCAGAAGGAGCAAGAGATTATTTAGTTCCATCAAGAGTTCATGCAGGTGAGTTTTATGCACTTCCTCAATCTCCTCAACTATTCAAACAACTTTTAATGGTTGCTGGATTTGATAGATATTTTCAAATTGCAAAATGTTTTAGAGATGAAGATTTAAGAGCAGATAGACAACCAGAATTTACTCAAATAGATGTTGAGATGAGTTTTTGTACTCAAGAGGATGTTATAGCTGTTGCTGAGAAATTAATCTATGATATATTTACAAAATGTGGTAAAAAAATTCCATCATCTTTTAGAAGAATGAAATATAGTGAAGCTATGGAGAGTTATGGAAGTGATAAGCCTGATTTAAGATTTGATATGCCTTTAATTGATGTTATTGATATTTTTGAAAAGTCAACAAACGAAATATTTACAGATATTGCAAAAGATAAGAAAAATAATAGAATAAAAGCATTAAGATGTCCAAATGGGGATAATATCTTCTCAAAAAGACAGATGAAAGGTTTTGAAGATTATGTAAGAAAATTTGGAGCAAAAGGGCTTGGATATTTCCAAATGAAAGAGGATGGACTTAAAGGTCCACTTACAAAATTCTTTAGTGAAGCTGATTTAGAAGAGATTGTAAAAGTTACAAATCTTGAAGTTGGAGATGTAGTATTCTTTGGAGCAGGTGATAAAAAAACTGTTTGGGATTATATGGGAAGATTTAGATTATTCTTAGCTGCTGAAATGAATATTATTCCAGCAGACACATATGAGTTCTTATGGGTTGTAGATTTCCCTATGTTTGAAGTTGAAGATGGAAGAACAAAAGCACTTCACCATCCATTTACAATGCCAAAAGATTTAAATAAAACTGATTTAGAAGAGATTGAATCAATTGCTTATGATATTGTTTTAAATGGAACAGAAATGGGTGGTGGAAGTATAAGAATTCACAAAGAAGAGATTCAAAGTAAAGTATTTGAACTAATGGGAATTAGTCAAGAAGAAGCAAAAGAGAAGTTTGGATTCTTACTTGATGCACTACAATATGGAGCACCATCTCATGGAGGATTTGCATTAGGACTTGATAGAATGATAATGTTACTTGCTGGAACTGATTCTATTAGAGATGTTATAGCATTTCCAAAAACTCAAAAAGCTCAATGTCTATTAACTCAAGCTCCATCAAGCGTTGATGAAGCTCAATTAAAAGAGTTACATATTCGTGTGAGAAAAAGTGTAGAAAGCTAA
- a CDS encoding uracil-DNA glycosylase — MTNKVKNQVLKYLYNQKLFGIKYHSDLNINFYSSCDFALPNSLEELKKSVTNCYLCDLSKTRKHTLFGYGSQNSKIMFICDEPSKSEDDLGSFFVGNSGDMLAKMIEGSLKIKKEEVYTTNLVKCRGTKEATFQNFESCNCYLLKQIEVIKPKIIVAVGERVHDYLLKSSGEFLKNRGKVLSFNSAILVPIFSPLYLLKNPSLKKDTYLDMLKIKNLYEES; from the coding sequence ATGACAAATAAAGTTAAGAATCAAGTTTTAAAATACCTTTATAATCAAAAACTTTTTGGAATTAAATATCATAGTGACTTAAATATAAACTTTTATAGTAGTTGTGATTTTGCATTGCCAAATAGTTTAGAAGAGCTTAAAAAATCAGTTACAAACTGCTATTTGTGTGATTTGTCAAAAACAAGAAAACATACACTTTTTGGATATGGAAGTCAGAATTCAAAAATTATGTTTATTTGCGATGAGCCATCAAAAAGTGAAGATGATTTGGGTTCTTTTTTTGTTGGAAATTCTGGTGATATGTTAGCAAAAATGATTGAAGGTAGTTTAAAAATAAAAAAAGAGGAAGTTTACACTACAAACTTAGTAAAATGTAGAGGAACAAAAGAAGCAACTTTTCAAAATTTTGAGAGTTGTAATTGTTATTTGTTAAAGCAAATTGAGGTTATAAAACCAAAAATTATTGTTGCTGTGGGAGAGAGAGTTCATGACTATTTGTTAAAAAGTAGTGGTGAATTTTTAAAAAATAGAGGAAAAGTTTTAAGCTTTAATTCTGCTATTTTAGTACCAATCTTTTCTCCTCTTTATTTACTAAAAAATCCATCTTTGAAAAAAGATACTTATCTTGATATGTTAAAAATCAAAAATCTATATGAGGAGAGTTAA
- the infA gene encoding translation initiation factor IF-1, which translates to MAKDDVIVVDGKVVEALPNAMFRVQLENGHVVLCHISGKMRMHYIKILPNDTVTVEITPYSLDKGRIVHRKK; encoded by the coding sequence GTGGCAAAAGATGATGTAATTGTTGTTGATGGAAAAGTAGTTGAAGCTTTACCAAATGCAATGTTTAGAGTTCAGTTGGAAAATGGTCATGTTGTATTGTGTCATATCTCTGGAAAAATGAGAATGCACTATATAAAAATATTACCAAATGATACTGTAACAGTTGAGATAACACCTTATTCACTTGATAAGGGAAGAATTGTTCATAGAAAAAAATAG
- the map gene encoding type I methionyl aminopeptidase — translation MSIALRKPEEIEKLFVANQAVAKTLKYLEENVKAGMTLKEVDAMGEKFILSLGARPAFKGLYGFPNAVCTSLNEVIIHGIPSDTVLKEGDILGLDIGTEVDGWYGDSAITMPIGDISKKDEELIACAKDALYYAIDIIEDGMRFKELSKAIEDFITSRGYQPLVRFCGHGIGRKPHEEPEIPNYLEHGGTKSGPKIKNGMVFCIEPMICQKDRNPVILKNGWDVVSADGLRGSHYEHTVAVVDGRAVILSNREN, via the coding sequence ATGTCTATTGCGCTTAGAAAACCTGAAGAGATTGAAAAACTTTTTGTTGCAAATCAAGCTGTTGCAAAAACACTAAAATATCTAGAAGAGAATGTAAAAGCTGGAATGACTTTAAAAGAAGTTGATGCTATGGGCGAAAAATTTATTTTAAGCCTAGGAGCTAGACCTGCTTTTAAAGGTTTATATGGATTTCCAAATGCTGTTTGTACATCACTAAATGAAGTTATAATTCATGGAATTCCAAGCGATACAGTTTTAAAAGAGGGTGATATTTTAGGTCTTGATATAGGAACTGAAGTTGACGGTTGGTATGGCGATAGTGCTATTACAATGCCAATTGGAGATATCTCTAAAAAAGATGAAGAGCTGATAGCTTGTGCAAAAGATGCTTTGTATTATGCTATTGACATAATTGAAGATGGTATGAGATTTAAAGAGTTATCAAAAGCTATTGAAGATTTTATTACTTCAAGAGGTTATCAGCCATTAGTTAGATTTTGTGGACATGGAATTGGAAGAAAACCACATGAAGAACCTGAAATTCCAAACTACTTAGAGCATGGTGGTACAAAATCTGGACCAAAAATAAAAAATGGAATGGTGTTTTGTATAGAACCCATGATATGTCAAAAAGATAGAAACCCTGTTATTCTTAAAAATGGTTGGGATGTTGTTTCAGCTGATGGTTTAAGAGGGAGTCATTATGAGCATACGGTTGCTGTAGTTGATGGACGAGCAGTTATTTTAAGTAATAGAGAAAATTAA